CAGCGGGTCGCTCCAGTAGACCGCGCCACTCAGATCAGCCCGCAGGGCGGGTTCGGTGGCACGCAATTGGGTCGCATCCAGTTTGCGATGGTTGACCCCCAGCGCCAGCAGCTTGTCAGCATCGTGAAACGCGGCATCGCGCTGTTTATCAGTGCGAAAGAGCATTAACCAGCCGCGTTCGCCCAACAAATGTCGGGCGTTTGCGGCAGCAAGCAATGCCTCATGGGTGTCGATGGATAACGCGATCAGTGAGGCGTAAGCCGCCGCAATCGGGGCATAGGCCTGGGGTGCCGAACGCGCGTAGTAGCGCAGCAGCGGCGCGGCCAGCGCCGGGATGGCGCGCGGATGATAACGCACATCAAGACGGCGATTGCCCGCCACGCTAAACAAGGTTTTGATATCACGCGGGAAGGCGTAAGGATGCACCGCTTCGCGCTGGATAATCCCCGCGTTGCCGTAAGACGTTTCTTCGCCGGGATCGCGCCGGTCCAGCAGCGCGACATCGTAGCCGCGCTGTTGCAGGTGCAGGGCACAGCTAACGCCGACCATCCCCGCGCCCAGCACTAACACATCATGGGCCATCGACTCACTCCGTTTTGGGTTTCTGCGCCACCACAGTCATTTCCAGCAGGGCTTCCTGCAACACTAACCCCGCCAGTACCGTGGTGCGCACCGGTAACGGATCGCTAAACCACTTCGCGTAAGCCAGGTTAAAGGGAGCGAACAGGTCCGCGTCGGTCAGATAAACGGTACAGGAGAAGATATCTGCCAGGGTACAGCCTTGTTCTTGCAAAGTGGCTTCGATGGTCGCCATGACGCGGTCAGTCTGGCGACTGACTTCCGCCGCCAGCGAGCCATCGGCTTCGAAACCGATCACGCCGGATAACCACACCTGGTCGCCGACCAGGCGGACTTTGGAAAAAGGTAAATTCATACGATCCTCGTTTACTGACCTAAAGGGAGATAAAAATCCGCCATGCTGGCAATAGGCGCGGCCTGCCGCAATGCAGCAATGTCCGGCACTGGCCGCGCCAGCTGGCTGGTTCGCTGAAATTTCTGTTCCAGTGCTTTTGCCACGCGCAGCACGCCGCTGTCATCACCGCGTTTGCCGATGATCTGTAAACCAAACGGCATGCCCTGTGCATCCTTGCCTAGCGGTAAGGAGAGGGAGGGCAGTCCGGCCAGCGAGGTGACATAGGCCAACGCCAGCCAGTGATAGTAGGTTCGGGTTGGCTGCCCATTGATTTCGCGCGGATACAGTTCGGTCCACGGGCGCGGACTGATGGTGACTGCCGGTGACACCATATAATCATAGTCGTGGAAAAAGGCTTCCCAACGGCGATATAGCTGGGTTTGCAGATCCAGACCATGGGCAATGTCCAGAGCACTGTAGCGCAAGCCTTCCTCAATGTTCATCCGGACATTCTCGCCCACCTGGTGAGGGTTCTGCTGATACAACTCACGGGTACCGGTGAGAAACAGCAGCGAGCGCAGCGTTTCGAACGCTTCATTTGCCCCCTGACAATCGGGTGTCGCCTGTTCGGCCCGGGCAAATAACGGGGTGATATGGGTGAGTTTTTGGCGAAAACTGTCTGCCACGCCCTGTTCGGTGGGCGCGAAGCCAAAATCGCTGCTCCAGGCGAGACGCAATGACGACAAATCGGTCGTTGGCAGCGGGAAAAACTCCTGCGGCTGGCGCAACTGACGTCCCGGCACCACGTGGGAAAGCGGATCGCGGGCGTCTGCTCCCTGCATAACGCTCAACATCAGCGCGGCATCATCCACCGTGCGCCCCATCGGCCCAAGGGTGGAGATTTGCAACCAGGCACAGCCGCGTTTTTCCGCCGGGATCAATCCCGCCGTGGGCCGGAAGCCCACCACACCATTAAACGCCGCCGGATTGCGCAGTGATCCGCCGGTATCGGAACCGGTGGCCAGCGATACCATGCCACAGGCCAGCGCAGCGGCTGAGCCGCCGGATGATCCTGCTGCCGAACGGGTGGTATCGAACGGGTTGCCGGTGGTGCCATACACCGCGTTGCGTGAGTTGCCGCCCGCACCCCATTCGGGGACGTTGGTTTTGCCCACCACATTGGCTCCGGCGGCGCGCAGCACCGCCACCAGACGTTCATCCTGTTGCGCGAGATTATGGCGTTTCGCCACGCTGCCAAAGGTGGTGGGAAGACCCG
The DNA window shown above is from Pantoea sp. At-9b and carries:
- a CDS encoding RidA family protein — encoded protein: MNLPFSKVRLVGDQVWLSGVIGFEADGSLAAEVSRQTDRVMATIEATLQEQGCTLADIFSCTVYLTDADLFAPFNLAYAKWFSDPLPVRTTVLAGLVLQEALLEMTVVAQKPKTE
- a CDS encoding amidase, with protein sequence METLCDLPASEARRLIGDKSIAPSELLESCITRIEQVNPAINAMVACDFAAARANAQAQDKAVLRGEPLGPLHGLPLGVKDMIDAAGLPTTFGSVAKRHNLAQQDERLVAVLRAAGANVVGKTNVPEWGAGGNSRNAVYGTTGNPFDTTRSAAGSSGGSAAALACGMVSLATGSDTGGSLRNPAAFNGVVGFRPTAGLIPAEKRGCAWLQISTLGPMGRTVDDAALMLSVMQGADARDPLSHVVPGRQLRQPQEFFPLPTTDLSSLRLAWSSDFGFAPTEQGVADSFRQKLTHITPLFARAEQATPDCQGANEAFETLRSLLFLTGTRELYQQNPHQVGENVRMNIEEGLRYSALDIAHGLDLQTQLYRRWEAFFHDYDYMVSPAVTISPRPWTELYPREINGQPTRTYYHWLALAYVTSLAGLPSLSLPLGKDAQGMPFGLQIIGKRGDDSGVLRVAKALEQKFQRTSQLARPVPDIAALRQAAPIASMADFYLPLGQ